A DNA window from Camelina sativa cultivar DH55 chromosome 13, Cs, whole genome shotgun sequence contains the following coding sequences:
- the LOC104735447 gene encoding TLC domain-containing protein At5g14285, producing MSINIGEISVPDLPLFFTMFLTIYLIAYFIVFRNWKPQIRPEASSCLISIFHGTPAVFLATRAVFSSSSRTFASANTAAQNTVLDFSVAYFLTDLLHYIVFNPSDVLFIGHHLATLFVFLTCRFLVFHGACAILGLLILAEVTSACQNAWTLAGARKSDPDSRLAVKVYHLLSPPFYAFYSIVRGVLGPLFFVKMVSFYARGGAHGVIPNWLWISWAIVVGTAITVSILWIWNLWIDLFRERKANQLGHDKKIR from the coding sequence ATGTCGATCAATATCGGAGAAATCTCGGTTCCAGACCTCCCATTATTCTTCACCATGTTCTTAACCATCTACCTAATCGCTTACTTCATCGTCTTCCGCAATTGGAAACCACAAATCCGTCCCGAAGCTTCTAGCTGCCTGATCTCAATCTTCCACGGAACTCCGGCCGTTTTCCTCGCCACACGCGccgtcttctcctcctcctcacgCACCTTCGCCTCCGCCAACACCGCCGCCCAAAACACCGTCCTCGATTTCAGCGTCGCTTACTTTCTCACCGATCTCCTCCACTACATCGTCTTCAACCCAAGCGACGTCCTCTTCATCGGCCACCACTTGGCCactctcttcgtcttcctcaCGTGCCGGTTCCTCGTCTTCCACGGCGCTTGCGCCATCTTAGGCCTCTTGATCCTAGCCGAAGTCACGAGCGCCTGTCAGAACGCGTGGACGCTCGCCGGAGCTAGGAAAAGCGATCCGGATTCACGGTTGGCCGTAAAAGTGTACCATCTCTTGTCCCCTCCGTTTTACGCCTTCTACAGTATCGTTAGGGGTGTGTTGGGGCCTTTGTTTTTCGTGAAAATGGTATCGTTTTACGCGAGAGGCGGTGCTCATGGTGTGATACCTAATTGGTTGTGGATTTCTTGGGCTATTGTTGTTGGAACTGCTATTACTGTTAGTATACTTTGGATTTGGAACCTCTGGATTGATTTGTTTAGAGAAAGGAAAGCTAATCAACTAGGACATGACAAGAAAATTAGAtag